The following are encoded together in the Bacteroidota bacterium genome:
- a CDS encoding TlpA disulfide reductase family protein produces MKSIFAYIILTVLLISFTAFSNNKIAPNFNLTDLNGKQVKLSDYKGKVVFLNFWATWCPPCKKEIPDFIELQKKYSNQEFTFIGIALDDYQSVVRFVKDNKINYPVVIGDEALVKQYGNIRGIPTSFLVGKDGKIVQRYEGFRTKEVFEKDIKFQIQK; encoded by the coding sequence ATGAAATCAATTTTTGCTTATATAATATTAACTGTCTTGCTCATTTCCTTTACAGCATTTTCAAACAACAAAATTGCACCGAATTTTAATCTAACCGATTTGAACGGCAAGCAAGTGAAATTATCCGATTATAAAGGTAAAGTCGTGTTTTTAAATTTCTGGGCAACGTGGTGTCCACCCTGCAAAAAAGAAATCCCTGATTTCATCGAGTTGCAAAAGAAATATTCGAACCAAGAGTTCACTTTCATCGGCATAGCCCTTGACGATTACCAAAGCGTTGTTCGTTTTGTAAAAGATAATAAAATTAACTATCCTGTTGTTATTGGAGACGAAGCATTAGTCAAACAATACGGCAACATTCGTGGTATTCCGACTTCTTTTTTAGTTGGCAAAGATGGAAAAATAGTACAGCGTTACGAAGGTTTTCGGACGAAGGAAGTATTCGAAAAAGATATTAAATTTCAAATTCAAAAATAA
- the nuoD gene encoding NADH dehydrogenase (quinone) subunit D has translation MNTKSKILQALENQDVSVYFDDPLENDMILNMGPQHPATHGVLRLLIRLNGETILGTVPEVGYLHRGYEKLAENMTYHEYIPHTDRLDYLSPLANNVAYVLAVEKLAGIKVPRRAQFIRVIIAEMARIMSHLVAMGSTAMDVGALTVLLWGFREREKLQDIQDVFTGVRFTTSFTRIGGLAQDMSDEAIAMLKNFLDQFPEKIKDVEGLLFKNRIFIQRCEGVGVISKHDAIAMGLTGPNLRASGVAHDLRRDEPYLIYDEFDFDIPTYDDGDAIARFYIRMEEMKQSVKIIRQALEKIPKGPVNAALPKKVLPSKERIYGKMEELIHDFMLINFGINPPVGEVYQAIENSKGELGFYISSLGEGAPWRLKIHSPSFINIQALPVLLKGHLISDVVAIIGSIDPVMGEADK, from the coding sequence ATGAATACAAAAAGTAAAATACTGCAAGCACTCGAGAATCAGGATGTAAGTGTATATTTTGATGACCCTCTTGAGAATGATATGATCTTGAATATGGGGCCTCAACATCCGGCTACACACGGCGTTTTACGTTTACTGATTCGTTTAAATGGAGAAACCATTCTCGGAACAGTTCCGGAAGTTGGTTATCTACACCGCGGTTACGAAAAACTCGCGGAAAATATGACTTACCACGAATACATACCGCATACCGACAGGTTAGATTATCTTTCGCCTTTAGCGAACAATGTTGCTTATGTTTTAGCAGTCGAAAAATTAGCCGGCATCAAGGTTCCACGAAGAGCCCAGTTTATCCGAGTTATCATTGCCGAAATGGCTCGCATTATGTCCCATCTTGTTGCAATGGGTTCAACTGCAATGGATGTGGGGGCGCTTACAGTTTTGTTGTGGGGCTTCAGAGAAAGGGAAAAACTTCAGGATATACAGGATGTTTTTACCGGAGTTCGGTTCACAACAAGTTTCACACGCATCGGCGGGTTGGCTCAGGATATGTCGGATGAAGCCATTGCAATGCTGAAAAATTTCCTTGATCAATTCCCCGAAAAAATAAAAGATGTCGAAGGTTTACTTTTTAAAAACCGTATCTTTATACAAAGATGCGAAGGTGTAGGAGTAATTTCAAAACACGACGCAATCGCTATGGGCTTAACTGGTCCGAATCTTCGGGCATCGGGTGTGGCTCACGACTTACGTCGAGACGAACCGTATCTCATTTACGATGAATTCGATTTTGATATTCCGACTTACGACGATGGCGATGCCATAGCACGGTTTTATATTCGTATGGAAGAAATGAAACAGAGTGTTAAAATAATTCGTCAGGCACTTGAAAAAATTCCAAAGGGTCCTGTTAATGCGGCACTACCAAAAAAAGTTTTGCCCTCGAAAGAACGTATCTACGGAAAGATGGAAGAACTTATACACGATTTCATGCTGATAAATTTTGGAATCAATCCGCCCGTCGGTGAAGTTTATCAAGCGATTGAAAATTCAAAAGGTGAATTAGGATTTTATATATCAAGTCTCGGAGAGGGTGCACCGTGGCGTTTAAAAATTCATTCACCTTCATTTATAAATATACAAGCATTACCGGTTTTGTTAAAAGGACATCTTATCTCGGATGTTGTAGCTATTATCGGCAGCATCGACCCGGTTATGGGAGAAGCAGACAAGTAA
- a CDS encoding NADH-quinone oxidoreductase subunit B family protein yields MGLMDKDGFFTTKLDTLLNWSRKNSLWPMPMGISCCAIEMMSFAGPRFDVSRFGSEVFRFSPRQSDLMIVAGTVTYKMAKVVRKIYDQMPEPKWVMSMGACASSGGMYRSYSVVQGIDLFIPVDIYVAGCPPRPENVLNALIELQKKIARNEKPGDSQKIIIQN; encoded by the coding sequence ATGGGACTAATGGATAAAGATGGTTTTTTTACAACAAAATTAGATACATTGTTAAATTGGTCACGTAAAAATTCGTTATGGCCTATGCCGATGGGAATTTCGTGTTGCGCTATAGAGATGATGTCGTTTGCCGGACCACGATTTGACGTTTCCCGTTTTGGTTCGGAAGTGTTCCGCTTTTCGCCGCGTCAATCCGATTTAATGATTGTAGCAGGAACAGTAACTTATAAAATGGCAAAAGTTGTGAGAAAAATATACGACCAAATGCCCGAACCCAAATGGGTTATGTCGATGGGGGCTTGTGCTTCTTCGGGCGGTATGTACAGGTCATACTCTGTTGTTCAAGGTATCGATTTATTTATACCGGTAGATATTTATGTCGCCGGTTGCCCACCGCGTCCTGAGAATGTTTTAAATGCCCTTATCGAATTACAGAAAAAAATTGCACGAAACGAAAAACCGGGCGATTCTCAAAAAATTATTATCCAAAACTGA
- a CDS encoding Hsp20/alpha crystallin family protein, whose translation MHNQNKQNGQLHLHRRRNFSPAQELLHRLYPDLPDYNYADRVEKKNDADWIPDVDISENSNSLDINIDLPGVEKEQISLKIENSVLVLQGERHSEFTSKSDRNYCCERKYGKFIRYIELPESLNLDSVNSEFKNGVLKIAFTKILTNKNKNIDIL comes from the coding sequence ATGCACAATCAAAACAAACAGAACGGCCAGCTTCATTTACACCGGCGACGAAACTTTTCCCCTGCTCAAGAATTACTGCATCGGCTATATCCGGATTTGCCCGATTATAATTATGCTGATAGAGTCGAGAAAAAAAATGATGCCGATTGGATCCCCGATGTTGATATATCGGAAAACAGTAATTCACTCGATATTAATATAGATTTACCCGGCGTAGAAAAAGAACAGATCAGTTTAAAAATTGAAAATAGCGTACTTGTTCTACAAGGTGAACGGCATTCAGAATTTACCAGCAAATCTGATCGGAATTATTGCTGCGAACGAAAATATGGTAAGTTCATTCGATACATCGAACTCCCTGAATCCTTAAATTTGGATAGCGTGAACTCCGAATTCAAAAACGGAGTTTTAAAAATTGCATTCACAAAAATATTAACAAATAAAAACAAGAATATTGATATTTTATAA
- a CDS encoding thioredoxin family protein, giving the protein MTIIKEKDRQEIKKRFEELEGNVRLLFFTQELECQFCRETGQLLSEVAELSDKIKLETYNLVTDRAIADKYSITKIPATVVMSDEKDYGIRYFGIPSGYEFASLLESIEMVSTGKTQLSEGVIEKVKQIDKPVHIQVFVTPTCPYCPPAVLMGHALALLNDNIKAEMIEATEFPELANKYNVRGVPRIVVNEDQHFEGALSEQQYLEEILQVVESHSLQN; this is encoded by the coding sequence ATGACAATCATAAAAGAAAAAGATCGACAAGAAATTAAAAAGAGGTTCGAAGAACTCGAAGGTAACGTTAGGTTATTGTTCTTCACACAAGAATTGGAGTGCCAATTCTGCCGCGAGACCGGACAGTTGCTTAGCGAGGTTGCGGAGTTATCCGATAAAATAAAACTCGAAACATACAATCTCGTTACCGACAGAGCGATTGCTGATAAATATAGCATAACCAAAATACCGGCAACAGTTGTGATGAGCGACGAAAAAGATTACGGCATTCGTTATTTCGGTATTCCATCGGGTTACGAGTTTGCTTCTCTATTAGAATCTATAGAAATGGTTTCGACTGGTAAAACACAGTTGAGCGAAGGAGTAATAGAAAAAGTAAAACAAATCGACAAGCCGGTGCATATTCAAGTTTTCGTAACGCCGACTTGTCCCTACTGCCCCCCCGCTGTTCTTATGGGGCATGCATTAGCTCTGTTGAACGATAATATCAAAGCCGAAATGATAGAAGCTACTGAATTCCCTGAGTTAGCGAACAAGTATAATGTTCGTGGTGTCCCACGAATTGTAGTTAACGAAGACCAACACTTCGAGGGTGCACTCTCCGAACAGCAATACCTTGAAGAAATTTTACAGGTAGTTGAATCACATTCATTACAAAACTAA
- the leuD gene encoding 3-isopropylmalate dehydratase small subunit (catalyzes the isomerization between 2-isopropylmalate and 3-isopropylmalate in leucine biosynthesis) has product MSHHTSKVVAILPNDISTDIIYPGRFMATVLPTETPQYCFADMVELNKRLKNKEIPQGSVIVAGTNFGCGSSREQAVSTIKGYEIVIVAKGFARIFLQNSVNLGLKTVICPAIEASEGDELEVLPDKVVNHTKGKSFPVEPLPKARQAIVDAGGLIAYTKKRLLEKYPNR; this is encoded by the coding sequence ATGTCACATCATACATCAAAAGTTGTAGCAATACTACCAAACGATATCTCAACAGACATCATTTATCCCGGCAGATTCATGGCAACGGTACTCCCAACCGAAACACCGCAATACTGTTTTGCCGATATGGTGGAACTAAATAAGCGATTGAAGAACAAAGAAATTCCACAAGGCAGTGTGATAGTTGCGGGGACAAATTTCGGATGCGGGTCATCGCGTGAACAAGCAGTATCAACAATTAAAGGATACGAGATCGTTATTGTTGCGAAGGGATTTGCTCGAATATTTTTGCAGAATTCTGTAAACCTCGGTTTAAAAACTGTTATTTGCCCGGCAATCGAAGCATCTGAAGGTGACGAGTTGGAAGTTCTTCCCGATAAAGTTGTAAATCACACCAAAGGCAAATCATTCCCGGTTGAACCGTTGCCAAAAGCCCGGCAAGCGATAGTAGACGCGGGTGGATTGATTGCATACACAAAAAAAAGGTTGTTAGAAAAATATCCAAATCGATAG
- the trxA gene encoding thioredoxin — protein sequence MNKNILTATDQNFQKEVLQSELPVLVDFWAPWCGPCRMVAPMVEQLADEYAGKFKVAKLNTDENNAVASNYGIMSIPTLGIFMNGKLVDGVVGSVPKHVLAGKLDEYVTKAKTAAN from the coding sequence ATGAATAAAAATATTTTAACAGCAACAGATCAAAATTTTCAAAAAGAAGTTTTACAATCTGAATTACCGGTGCTTGTAGATTTCTGGGCGCCGTGGTGTGGACCCTGCCGTATGGTAGCTCCCATGGTCGAACAATTAGCCGATGAGTATGCGGGCAAATTTAAAGTTGCCAAATTGAACACTGATGAAAATAATGCAGTAGCGTCTAATTATGGAATTATGAGTATTCCAACTTTAGGAATATTTATGAACGGCAAATTAGTCGATGGTGTTGTGGGCTCTGTCCCTAAACATGTGTTAGCCGGTAAATTAGATGAGTATGTAACAAAAGCTAAAACAGCTGCCAACTAA
- a CDS encoding NADH-quinone oxidoreductase subunit C, with the protein MEKIKQKLIEKLKENYGMSIESVVEFQGTLTITVAKEKIKEICTFLRGDFDLYFDMCKDVIGVDYQRADFRFELVYNLYSIKNNFRFLLKTKLQETDLNIPSVVDIWPGANWPEREVYDFFGIIFDGHPDLRRIYMPEDFEYFPLRKEFPLMGIPGSIPLPRK; encoded by the coding sequence ATGGAAAAGATCAAACAAAAACTAATTGAAAAATTAAAGGAGAACTACGGAATGAGTATCGAATCTGTAGTCGAGTTTCAGGGAACTCTCACCATTACAGTTGCAAAGGAAAAGATAAAAGAAATTTGTACTTTCCTACGGGGCGATTTCGATCTCTATTTCGATATGTGCAAAGATGTAATTGGCGTTGATTATCAAAGGGCAGACTTTAGATTCGAGTTAGTATATAATCTTTATTCAATAAAAAATAATTTTCGATTTTTATTAAAAACAAAATTGCAAGAAACGGATTTGAATATCCCTTCTGTTGTTGATATATGGCCCGGAGCTAATTGGCCCGAGCGAGAGGTTTATGATTTTTTCGGAATTATATTCGATGGTCATCCTGATTTGCGAAGAATTTATATGCCTGAGGATTTTGAGTATTTCCCGCTAAGAAAAGAGTTCCCATTAATGGGCATACCCGGTTCAATTCCTCTTCCACGAAAATAA
- a CDS encoding NADH-quinone oxidoreductase subunit A produces the protein MMDNYIPLAIILTFATIFALVMTRVNEWFGPKKPTEEKQTTYESGMEPVRTAHERFSVKFFLVAMLFIIFDIEIVFMYPWAVNFRQLGLFGFIEMFVFLFILMLGYYYIWKKGALKWD, from the coding sequence ATGATGGATAATTACATACCTTTGGCAATAATCCTCACGTTTGCTACTATCTTTGCACTAGTGATGACGAGAGTGAACGAATGGTTCGGTCCTAAAAAACCTACCGAAGAAAAACAAACAACTTACGAGAGCGGAATGGAGCCGGTGCGAACAGCCCACGAACGTTTTTCAGTAAAATTTTTCCTTGTCGCTATGTTGTTCATAATATTCGACATCGAAATTGTCTTCATGTATCCTTGGGCAGTTAACTTCCGCCAGTTAGGACTTTTTGGATTTATTGAGATGTTTGTATTTCTTTTTATTTTGATGCTTGGGTATTATTACATTTGGAAGAAAGGTGCCTTGAAATGGGACTAA
- the nuoE gene encoding NADH-quinone oxidoreductase subunit NuoE translates to MLTEENLKKVETLKGRYPNTKSLTLPALWMAQEQFGWVSEAFMKYISVLLNIPYNHVYGVASFYTMYNKKPVGKFHIQVCTNISCQLLGSEKLVAHLCKKLDVSKGEISKDGNFTISEVECLGSCGTAPAMQINNDYFENLTLEKIDDIISKLK, encoded by the coding sequence ATGTTGACAGAAGAAAATTTAAAAAAGGTAGAAACATTAAAAGGACGATATCCGAACACTAAGTCGTTAACACTGCCGGCATTGTGGATGGCTCAAGAACAATTCGGATGGGTCTCGGAAGCGTTTATGAAATACATTTCCGTATTGCTGAACATTCCATACAATCATGTTTATGGAGTTGCTTCATTTTACACGATGTATAATAAAAAGCCGGTGGGAAAATTTCATATTCAAGTGTGCACAAATATTTCGTGTCAGCTCTTGGGTTCCGAAAAACTTGTAGCCCATTTATGCAAGAAGTTAGATGTTTCAAAAGGCGAGATTAGTAAAGATGGAAATTTTACAATTTCCGAAGTTGAGTGTTTAGGTTCCTGCGGAACCGCCCCGGCAATGCAAATTAATAATGATTATTTTGAAAATCTCACACTCGAAAAAATAGATGATATTATTTCAAAACTAAAATAA
- a CDS encoding DUF2892 domain-containing protein, producing MTKNIGSIDRVLRLILGLVLLGLYFFGPQTTWGLLGIIPIITALIGWCPVYVPFKISTIKKLNEKKESK from the coding sequence ATGACTAAAAATATAGGAAGTATAGATAGAGTTTTAAGACTCATATTAGGTTTAGTATTATTAGGTTTGTATTTCTTCGGTCCACAAACAACCTGGGGACTCTTAGGTATTATTCCAATTATCACCGCTTTAATCGGTTGGTGCCCGGTTTATGTACCATTTAAAATATCAACAATCAAAAAATTAAATGAAAAAAAAGAAAGTAAATAA
- the nuoF gene encoding NADH-quinone oxidoreductase subunit NuoF: MSESTIKILLPEILNLHRLEIYQQHNGYAALRKIFEMKPDEVIDEVKKSGLRGRGGAAFPTGLKWSFMPKSNEKPKYLCANGDEGEPGTFKDRQIFEFNPHLFIEGCLIASYAMGINATYVYIRGEYKKWIDILQQAIDEAYDKNYIGKNILGKNYSTDIYIHRGAGAYICGEESSLMNSIEGERGYPRVKPPFPAQSGLWGNPTNVNNIETLSCIPSIILNGGEWFSKIGDSRHPGTILFGISGHVNKPGVYELPTSVLLTDLIYKFSGGIKDGKKLKAVIPGGSSVPWLLSDELDGVRMDLESLKAAGSAIGTGGVIVLDEDTDVLKVLKRLVHFYHHESCGQCTPCREGCGWMEKILERFLNGNGTMSDVDLLLDVANNIEGNTVCALGDAAAWPVQSVIKKFRNEFEKRARKEPIQRQPVKAPHVVEV; the protein is encoded by the coding sequence ATGTCAGAATCTACCATAAAGATATTACTTCCCGAGATTCTTAATCTCCACAGACTCGAAATTTACCAACAGCACAACGGCTATGCGGCTTTGAGGAAAATATTTGAAATGAAGCCCGACGAGGTGATAGATGAAGTTAAAAAATCCGGATTACGCGGTCGCGGAGGAGCTGCTTTCCCGACCGGATTGAAGTGGAGTTTTATGCCCAAATCGAACGAGAAGCCAAAATACCTTTGTGCTAATGGCGATGAAGGAGAACCCGGAACTTTTAAAGACAGACAAATTTTTGAATTCAATCCTCACCTTTTTATAGAAGGATGCTTGATAGCAAGTTATGCTATGGGAATTAATGCAACCTATGTTTACATTCGGGGTGAATACAAAAAGTGGATAGATATACTTCAACAAGCAATTGATGAAGCTTACGACAAAAATTACATTGGGAAAAATATTTTAGGAAAAAATTATAGCACCGATATTTACATTCATCGGGGAGCGGGTGCTTATATTTGCGGCGAAGAATCTTCGCTAATGAATTCAATCGAAGGCGAGCGTGGCTACCCGCGTGTCAAGCCACCATTCCCGGCTCAATCAGGACTGTGGGGTAATCCGACGAACGTAAATAATATTGAAACTCTTTCGTGCATACCATCTATTATTTTGAATGGAGGAGAGTGGTTTTCAAAAATCGGCGACTCGAGACATCCTGGTACCATTTTATTTGGAATTAGCGGTCACGTCAACAAACCCGGAGTTTATGAACTTCCAACGAGTGTACTACTCACAGATTTAATTTACAAATTTTCCGGTGGAATCAAAGACGGTAAAAAACTAAAAGCCGTAATTCCCGGTGGTTCTTCTGTGCCGTGGTTATTGAGTGATGAGTTAGATGGAGTTCGGATGGATTTAGAATCGCTCAAAGCTGCCGGTTCTGCTATCGGCACAGGTGGTGTAATTGTGTTGGATGAGGATACAGATGTCCTGAAAGTTTTAAAACGACTTGTTCATTTTTATCACCATGAATCTTGCGGACAATGCACTCCTTGCCGCGAAGGTTGCGGTTGGATGGAAAAGATTTTAGAGAGATTCCTTAACGGGAACGGAACTATGAGTGATGTTGATTTGCTCCTCGATGTAGCCAACAATATTGAGGGTAACACTGTTTGTGCTCTCGGCGATGCTGCCGCTTGGCCTGTGCAAAGTGTGATTAAAAAATTCAGGAATGAATTCGAGAAGAGAGCACGCAAAGAACCAATTCAGCGGCAACCTGTAAAAGCTCCGCATGTGGTGGAGGTTTGA